From Streptomyces cyaneogriseus subsp. noncyanogenus, the proteins below share one genomic window:
- a CDS encoding NAD(P)H-quinone dehydrogenase codes for MEYVTRIVIIGGGPGGYEAALVAAQLGAEVTVVDCDGLGGASVLTDCVPSKTLIATAEVMTTFDSSYEELGIIVADDTPHVEQAARVVGVDLGKVNRRVKRLALAQSHDITAAVTRAGARVMRGRGRLEGMQALDGSRKVVVRAGDGSEETLTADAVLIATGGHPRELPDARPDGERILNWTQVYDLTELPEELIVVGSGVTGAEFAGAYQALGSRVTLVSSRDRVLPGEDPDAAAVLEDVFRRRGMNVMARSRAQAAKRVGDRVEVTLADGRVISGTHCLMAVGAIPNTEGMGLEEAGVRLRDSGHIWTDKVSRTTAPGVYAAGDVTGVFALASVAAMQGRIAMYHFLGDAVAPLNLKTVSSNVFTDPEIATVGYTQADVDAGKIDARVVKLPLLRNPRAKMQGIRDGFVKIFCRPGTGIVVGGVVVAPRASELIHPISIAVDNNLTVEQIANAFTVYPSLSGSIAEVARQLHTRKAGAEA; via the coding sequence ATGGAGTACGTGACTCGGATCGTGATCATCGGTGGCGGACCCGGCGGATACGAAGCGGCGCTGGTCGCCGCGCAACTCGGTGCGGAGGTGACCGTCGTCGACTGCGACGGTCTGGGCGGAGCGTCGGTGCTGACCGACTGCGTGCCGTCGAAGACCCTGATCGCCACGGCCGAGGTGATGACCACCTTCGACTCCTCGTACGAGGAGCTGGGGATCATCGTCGCCGACGACACGCCGCACGTCGAGCAGGCCGCCCGGGTGGTGGGCGTGGACCTCGGGAAGGTCAACCGGCGGGTGAAGCGGCTGGCGCTGGCGCAGTCGCACGACATCACCGCCGCCGTCACGCGGGCCGGCGCCCGGGTGATGCGCGGGCGCGGACGGCTGGAGGGCATGCAGGCCCTGGACGGGTCGCGCAAGGTCGTGGTGCGGGCCGGGGACGGGAGCGAGGAGACGCTCACCGCCGATGCCGTGCTGATCGCGACCGGCGGGCACCCGCGTGAGCTGCCGGACGCCCGGCCGGACGGCGAGCGGATCCTGAACTGGACCCAGGTGTACGACCTGACCGAGCTCCCCGAGGAGCTGATCGTGGTCGGGTCGGGTGTGACGGGCGCCGAGTTCGCCGGTGCCTACCAGGCGCTCGGGTCGCGGGTGACGCTCGTGTCGTCGCGGGACCGGGTGCTGCCCGGCGAGGACCCGGACGCGGCGGCGGTGCTGGAGGACGTCTTCCGGCGGCGCGGTATGAACGTCATGGCGCGCTCGCGCGCCCAGGCCGCCAAGCGGGTCGGGGACCGGGTCGAGGTGACGCTGGCCGACGGCCGGGTCATCTCCGGCACGCACTGCCTGATGGCGGTCGGCGCCATCCCGAACACCGAGGGCATGGGCCTGGAGGAGGCCGGCGTCAGGCTGCGCGACTCCGGGCACATCTGGACCGACAAGGTGTCGCGGACGACGGCTCCGGGCGTCTACGCCGCCGGTGACGTCACGGGCGTGTTCGCGCTGGCGTCGGTGGCGGCCATGCAGGGGCGCATCGCCATGTACCACTTCCTGGGGGACGCCGTCGCCCCGCTGAACCTGAAGACCGTGTCGTCGAACGTCTTCACCGACCCGGAGATCGCCACGGTCGGCTACACCCAGGCCGACGTCGACGCCGGCAAGATCGACGCCCGGGTCGTCAAGCTGCCGCTGCTGCGCAACCCGCGCGCCAAGATGCAGGGCATCCGCGACGGCTTCGTCAAGATCTTCTGCCGGCCGGGCACGGGGATCGTGGTGGGCGGTGTGGTCGTGGCACCGCGCGCTTCGGAACTGATCCACCCCATCTCGATCGCGGTCGACAACAACCTGACGGTCGAACAGATCGCGAACGCGTTCACCGTGTACCCGTCCCTGTCCGGCTCGATCGCCGAGGTGGCCCGGCAGCTCCACACGCGGAAGGCGGGCGCGGAGGCGTGA
- a CDS encoding DeoR/GlpR family DNA-binding transcription regulator produces the protein MFAAERRQLILEMVRANGAVSLRELARVVQTSEVTVRRDVRALEAEGLLDRRHGGAVLPGGFTRESGFPQKAHLATAEKTAIADLAASFVEEGEAIVVGAGTTTQELARRLARVPGLTVVTNSLLVAQALAHANRVEVVMTGGTLRGSNYALVGSGAEQSLQGLRVSKAFLSGSGLTAERGLSTSNMLAASVDRALVQAAAEVVVLADHGKIGTDTMFQTVPTDLITRLVTDDPPAHDDRAVTELQALADQGVQVSVAGAQEGASGGDTAPARQQRRDMPLPGPRRQVPGAGLRAATALGEQNGGAERARVADLRRR, from the coding sequence GTGTTCGCTGCAGAACGTCGCCAACTGATCCTCGAAATGGTGCGCGCCAACGGAGCCGTGTCGCTCCGTGAGCTCGCCCGCGTCGTCCAGACCTCCGAAGTGACCGTACGGCGGGACGTGCGGGCACTGGAGGCAGAAGGACTCCTCGACCGCCGGCACGGCGGTGCGGTACTGCCGGGTGGATTCACACGCGAGTCCGGCTTTCCGCAAAAGGCCCATCTCGCGACCGCCGAGAAGACAGCCATCGCCGACCTGGCCGCGTCCTTCGTGGAAGAGGGCGAGGCCATCGTGGTGGGGGCGGGTACGACCACGCAGGAGCTGGCCCGCCGGCTCGCCCGGGTGCCCGGACTGACGGTGGTCACCAACTCGCTGCTGGTCGCCCAGGCGCTCGCCCACGCCAACCGGGTGGAGGTCGTGATGACCGGCGGCACCCTGAGAGGCTCCAACTACGCCCTGGTCGGGTCGGGAGCCGAGCAGTCCCTCCAGGGGCTGCGGGTGTCCAAGGCGTTCCTGTCCGGGAGCGGACTGACCGCCGAGCGCGGGCTGTCCACCTCCAACATGCTGGCGGCCTCCGTCGACCGGGCGCTCGTCCAGGCCGCCGCCGAGGTCGTCGTCCTCGCCGACCACGGCAAGATCGGCACCGACACCATGTTCCAGACCGTGCCGACCGATCTGATCACCCGCCTGGTCACGGACGATCCACCCGCCCACGACGACCGGGCGGTCACCGAGCTCCAGGCCCTCGCCGACCAGGGCGTCCAGGTCTCCGTGGCCGGAGCGCAGGAGGGCGCGTCGGGGGGTGATACCGCCCCGGCGCGTCAGCAGCGCCGGGACATGCCGCTTCCGGGACCACGCCGACAGGTTCCCGGCGCGGGACTGCGGGCCGCCACCGCCCTCGGTGAGCAGAACGGCGGGGCCGAGCGGGCGCGGGTCGCCGATCTGCGGCGCCGCTGA
- a CDS encoding acetyl/propionyl/methylcrotonyl-CoA carboxylase subunit alpha has translation MRKVLIANRGEIAVRVARACRDAGIASVAVYADPDRDALHVRAADEAFALGGDTPATSYLDIEKVLKAARESGADAVHPGYGFLSENAEFAQAVLDAGLNWIGPPPQAIRDLGDKVAARHIAQRAGAPLVAGTSDPVSGADEVVAFAKEHGLPIAIKAAFGGGGRGLKVARTLDEVPELYDSAVREAVAAFGRGECFVERYLDKPRHVETQCLADKHGNVVVVSTRDCSLQRRHQKLVEEAPAPFLSEAQVAELYRASKAILKEAGYVGAGTVEFLVGNDGTISFLEVNTRLQVEHPVTEEVAGIDLVREMFRIADGEELGYDDPVLRGHSFEFRINGEDPGRNFLPAPGTVTKFAPPSGPGVRLDAGVETGSVIGPAWDSLLAKLIVSGRTRKEALERASRALEEFQVEGMATAIPFHRAVVRDPAFAPELTGSTDPFTVHTRWIETEFVNEIKPFAAPADTTEADEDGARETVVVEVGGKRLEVSLPASLGMSLARSGLAAGAKPKRRAAKKSGPVASGDTLTSPMQGTIVKIAVEEGQEVKEGDLIVVLEAMKMEQPLNAHKSGTIKGLTAEVGASLTSGAAICEIKD, from the coding sequence GTGCGCAAGGTGCTCATCGCCAACCGTGGCGAAATCGCTGTCCGCGTGGCCCGGGCCTGCCGGGACGCAGGGATCGCGAGCGTGGCCGTCTACGCCGACCCGGACCGGGACGCCCTGCATGTCCGCGCCGCGGATGAGGCGTTCGCCCTGGGCGGTGACACCCCGGCCACCAGCTACCTGGACATCGAGAAGGTGCTGAAGGCCGCACGCGAGTCGGGGGCCGACGCCGTGCACCCGGGCTACGGCTTTCTCTCCGAGAACGCCGAGTTCGCCCAGGCGGTCCTGGACGCCGGTCTGAACTGGATCGGCCCGCCGCCGCAGGCCATCCGCGACCTGGGTGACAAGGTCGCCGCCCGGCACATCGCCCAGCGCGCCGGCGCGCCCCTGGTCGCCGGCACCTCCGACCCGGTCTCGGGCGCGGACGAGGTCGTCGCCTTCGCCAAGGAGCACGGCCTGCCCATCGCGATCAAGGCCGCCTTCGGCGGTGGCGGGCGCGGCCTGAAGGTCGCCCGCACCCTCGACGAGGTCCCCGAGCTGTACGACAGCGCCGTCCGCGAGGCGGTGGCCGCCTTCGGCCGCGGCGAGTGCTTCGTCGAGCGCTACCTGGACAAGCCGCGCCACGTCGAGACCCAGTGCCTGGCCGACAAGCACGGCAACGTGGTCGTGGTCTCCACCCGCGACTGCTCCCTCCAGCGCCGCCACCAGAAGCTGGTGGAGGAGGCCCCCGCGCCCTTCCTGTCCGAGGCGCAGGTCGCCGAGCTGTACCGCGCCTCCAAGGCCATCCTCAAGGAAGCCGGGTACGTCGGCGCCGGCACCGTCGAGTTCCTCGTCGGCAACGACGGCACGATCTCCTTCCTGGAGGTCAACACCCGCCTCCAGGTCGAGCACCCGGTCACCGAGGAGGTCGCCGGCATCGACCTGGTCCGCGAGATGTTCCGCATCGCCGACGGCGAGGAGCTGGGCTACGACGACCCGGTCCTGCGCGGCCACTCCTTCGAGTTCCGCATCAACGGCGAGGACCCGGGACGCAACTTCCTCCCGGCGCCCGGCACGGTCACCAAGTTCGCCCCGCCGTCCGGCCCCGGCGTCCGTCTGGACGCCGGTGTGGAGACCGGCTCGGTCATCGGCCCCGCCTGGGACTCCCTGCTCGCCAAGCTGATCGTCAGCGGCCGCACCCGCAAGGAGGCCCTGGAGCGCGCCTCCCGCGCCCTGGAGGAGTTCCAGGTCGAGGGCATGGCGACCGCCATCCCCTTCCACCGCGCGGTGGTGCGGGACCCGGCGTTCGCCCCCGAGCTGACCGGCTCCACCGACCCGTTCACGGTCCACACCCGCTGGATCGAGACCGAGTTCGTCAACGAGATCAAGCCCTTCGCCGCCCCCGCCGACACCACGGAGGCGGACGAGGACGGCGCCCGTGAGACGGTCGTCGTCGAGGTCGGCGGCAAGCGCCTGGAGGTCTCCCTCCCGGCCTCCCTGGGCATGTCCCTGGCCCGCAGCGGGCTGGCGGCCGGCGCCAAGCCCAAGCGCCGGGCGGCCAAGAAGTCCGGCCCGGTGGCCTCCGGCGACACCCTCACCTCCCCGATGCAGGGCACGATCGTGAAGATCGCCGTGGAGGAGGGCCAGGAGGTCAAGGAGGGCGATCTGATCGTCGTCCTGGAGGCGATGAAGATGGAGCAGCCCCTCAACGCCCACAAGTCGGGCACCATCAAGGGGCTGACCGCCGAGGTCGGCGCCTCCCTCACCTCCGGCGCGGCCATCTGCGAGATCAAGGACTGA
- the mmpB gene encoding morphogenic membrane protein MmpB, with the protein MLWSDPENEPPEELRETQARVRRMGVLLALAMVLAMIVIGVR; encoded by the coding sequence ATGCTGTGGTCCGACCCCGAGAACGAACCGCCCGAGGAGCTGCGCGAGACGCAGGCGAGAGTGCGGCGGATGGGCGTTCTCCTGGCGCTGGCCATGGTGCTCGCGATGATCGTGATCGGTGTGAGGTGA
- a CDS encoding SGNH/GDSL hydrolase family protein: MFTTAWTASPQLPSEGFTPNWSREGFWRQSLRQVVRLTAGGGRIRVRLSHAYGTSPVRIAGATVARTAAGAAVAPGTLTPLTFGGERGTVLPARGQTVSDPAALAVAAGESVTVTLFFDAATGPATFHAQAFTTAYRGGGDLLADAGGAGYDETTESWYFLAAVETDAGRTDGIALFGDSLTDGFGSTPGADRRWSDALADRTGRPVLNAGIGGNLLLNDSAWYGEKGVHRLARDVLAHPGVDTLVVLLGVNDIGFSETREQPTYKPAPVLEAADLIDGYQALIRQARQRGLRVIGATLAPFGGSDHWGEHAAKVSHEVNEWIRTSGAYDAVVDLHRLLADPADADRLRPAYDFGDHLHPGDEGYAVMAEAVAAVL; encoded by the coding sequence ATGTTCACCACTGCCTGGACCGCGTCACCGCAGCTCCCCAGCGAAGGCTTCACCCCCAACTGGTCCCGTGAGGGCTTCTGGCGCCAGTCGCTGCGCCAGGTCGTCCGGCTGACCGCCGGCGGCGGACGGATCCGCGTCCGGCTCTCCCACGCGTACGGGACCTCCCCGGTGCGCATCGCCGGTGCCACCGTCGCCCGCACCGCCGCCGGGGCCGCCGTGGCACCCGGCACGCTCACGCCCCTCACCTTCGGCGGTGAGCGCGGCACGGTGCTGCCCGCGCGCGGGCAGACGGTCAGCGACCCGGCCGCACTGGCCGTCGCCGCCGGGGAGTCGGTCACCGTCACCCTCTTCTTCGACGCGGCGACCGGGCCCGCCACCTTCCACGCCCAGGCGTTCACGACCGCCTACCGGGGCGGCGGGGACCTGCTCGCGGACGCCGGCGGCGCGGGCTACGACGAGACGACCGAGTCCTGGTACTTCCTGGCCGCCGTCGAGACCGACGCCGGGCGCACCGACGGCATCGCCCTGTTCGGCGACTCCCTCACCGACGGCTTCGGCTCCACCCCGGGCGCCGACCGCCGCTGGTCCGACGCGCTCGCCGACCGCACCGGACGGCCCGTCCTCAACGCCGGGATCGGCGGCAACCTGCTGCTCAACGACTCCGCCTGGTACGGCGAGAAGGGCGTCCACCGCCTGGCCCGGGACGTCCTCGCCCATCCCGGCGTGGACACCCTGGTCGTCCTGCTCGGCGTCAACGACATCGGCTTCAGCGAGACCCGCGAGCAGCCGACGTACAAGCCGGCGCCCGTGCTGGAGGCCGCCGACCTGATCGACGGCTACCAGGCGTTGATACGGCAGGCCCGGCAGCGGGGCCTGCGGGTGATCGGCGCGACACTGGCGCCGTTCGGCGGCTCCGACCACTGGGGCGAGCACGCCGCCAAGGTGAGCCACGAGGTGAACGAGTGGATCCGCACCTCGGGCGCCTACGACGCGGTGGTGGACCTCCACCGCCTGCTGGCCGACCCGGCGGACGCGGACCGGCTGCGGCCGGCGTACGACTTCGGCGACCACCTGCACCCCGGCGACGAGGGGTACGCGGTGATGGCCGAAGCCGTCGCGGCCGTGCTCTGA
- a CDS encoding acyl-CoA carboxylase epsilon subunit, producing MNIKVVRGNPTPEELAAALAVVRARAAAAETAPPGAPSARAAWSDPSRLAARRLPQPGPAAWARTYWPGA from the coding sequence ATGAACATCAAGGTCGTACGGGGCAACCCGACCCCGGAGGAGCTGGCCGCCGCCCTGGCGGTGGTCCGGGCCCGCGCCGCGGCGGCGGAGACCGCGCCGCCCGGCGCGCCCTCGGCCCGGGCCGCCTGGTCCGACCCGTCCCGCCTGGCCGCCCGCCGCCTGCCGCAGCCGGGACCGGCCGCGTGGGCGCGCACCTACTGGCCGGGGGCCTGA